One window of Dyadobacter sandarakinus genomic DNA carries:
- a CDS encoding sensor histidine kinase — translation MFDTASVQFFLPGVNAGNANAYQFRVTTYPGNKVLVPWKTIHSFTSPTQMRQSGLPQMAYLGGYCTALGTMLIMDVKHVKSDRIIATALVAREVIRPEIISIYTSETLDAFLQHLQAPWMPDKQAASNFRTGFTMPSSNTNLVFAMQDGEFNRKQIQYKLSRNGQLYTNWRDNDYDNSFIWLKNFRPGDYVISIRYTAQPQHVTEYSFHITPLWYETVYFRVLTGFLAIILAGLLVLAAWQRRKIEQGEMNRSRLSLELKSIYAQLNPHFVFNALSSIQGLINKEDIRGANTYLTDFAQLTRDSLVHSQKDEVALCEEIRTLDTYLKLEKLRFGFHYQVRVAPDVDIYDTEIPALLLQPLVENAVKHGVAALRDKGMIELSIIRSGFAMIVILTDNGKGMFQENPAGGLGLKLTRDRIRLLNQLHPRPAHFPAYRQCTSGWCASFAHF, via the coding sequence GTGTTTGATACTGCAAGCGTACAGTTTTTCCTGCCGGGCGTGAATGCGGGGAACGCGAATGCATACCAGTTCAGGGTTACAACGTATCCCGGCAACAAAGTGCTGGTTCCTTGGAAAACAATTCATTCTTTTACCAGCCCAACCCAGATGCGGCAATCCGGCCTGCCGCAAATGGCCTACCTGGGAGGATACTGCACCGCGCTGGGTACTATGCTGATTATGGATGTCAAACATGTAAAAAGTGACAGGATCATTGCAACCGCACTGGTGGCCCGGGAGGTAATAAGGCCCGAAATCATTAGTATTTACACTTCCGAAACACTCGATGCATTTCTTCAGCACTTACAAGCGCCCTGGATGCCTGACAAACAAGCCGCCAGTAATTTCCGCACAGGATTTACCATGCCTTCCAGCAATACCAACCTGGTTTTTGCAATGCAGGATGGTGAATTTAACAGAAAGCAGATCCAGTATAAGCTAAGCCGGAATGGACAGCTGTATACCAACTGGCGGGACAATGACTATGATAATTCCTTCATCTGGCTGAAAAACTTCCGTCCCGGAGACTACGTCATCAGCATCCGGTACACTGCCCAGCCGCAGCATGTTACCGAATATTCCTTCCATATCACACCGCTGTGGTATGAGACGGTATATTTCCGGGTGCTCACCGGTTTTCTGGCAATCATCCTGGCGGGTTTGCTAGTGTTGGCTGCCTGGCAGCGACGTAAAATCGAGCAGGGCGAAATGAATAGATCCCGTTTATCGCTTGAATTAAAGTCCATCTATGCTCAGCTAAATCCACATTTTGTATTCAATGCACTCAGTTCTATTCAGGGGCTGATCAATAAGGAGGATATCCGGGGAGCAAATACCTACCTGACCGACTTCGCGCAATTGACCCGCGATTCACTGGTTCACAGCCAGAAAGACGAAGTGGCGCTCTGCGAGGAGATCCGGACTCTGGACACTTATCTCAAATTAGAGAAGCTGCGCTTCGGTTTTCATTACCAGGTCAGGGTGGCACCTGATGTCGATATCTATGACACGGAAATTCCGGCATTGCTGCTTCAACCTTTGGTGGAGAATGCGGTAAAGCATGGCGTGGCTGCGCTCAGGGACAAAGGAATGATTGAACTGTCCATAATCCGGTCAGGATTTGCAATGATCGTGATCCTGACTGATAACGGAAAAGGGATGTTTCAGGAAAACCCGGCAGGCGGATTAGGTTTAAAGCTGACCAGAGACCGGATCAGGCTGCTGAACCAATTGCATCCTCGACCGGCTCATTTCCCTGCATATCGGCAATGCACTTCCGGCTGGTGCGCTAGTTTCGCTCACTTTTAA
- a CDS encoding LytR/AlgR family response regulator transcription factor, translated as MKALLIDDERSNLENLRILVETYCPQVGICGAAEDARSASNLLHIHKPDLVFLDIQMPGQSGFDWLRSLPTIDFEVIFVTAYDQYAIQAMRLSAVDYLLKPVCIEELQAAVQRAYRQYSLKVENRRLANLVHYWKDDKPHSRRIALPTLKETHFVKPGEIIRCESANNYTTFYLESGESILICKPIFFYDDLLKPYGFVRCHQSHLVNKASIKSWKRESGDFLLLTDGSEVPVSRSKKDGIKQLLRS; from the coding sequence ATGAAAGCTTTGTTGATAGATGACGAACGGTCGAACCTTGAAAACCTCCGGATCCTGGTTGAAACCTACTGCCCGCAGGTGGGCATCTGTGGTGCTGCCGAAGATGCGCGGTCAGCCAGCAATTTGTTGCATATCCACAAACCCGACCTGGTGTTTCTGGATATACAAATGCCGGGACAAAGCGGCTTCGACTGGCTGCGCAGCCTTCCTACCATTGATTTTGAGGTAATTTTTGTCACAGCCTATGATCAGTATGCGATCCAGGCCATGCGCCTTTCTGCGGTTGACTACCTGCTGAAACCCGTTTGCATTGAAGAACTGCAGGCTGCCGTCCAGCGGGCGTACCGCCAGTACTCCCTGAAAGTCGAAAACCGCCGGCTTGCGAACCTCGTGCATTATTGGAAGGATGATAAACCGCACAGCCGCCGCATCGCATTGCCCACTTTGAAAGAGACGCACTTTGTAAAACCAGGTGAGATCATCCGGTGCGAATCCGCTAATAATTACACCACATTTTATCTGGAAAGCGGGGAAAGTATACTTATTTGCAAGCCGATCTTCTTTTATGATGATTTATTGAAACCTTACGGATTTGTTCGTTGTCATCAATCCCATTTGGTAAATAAGGCATCGATCAAAAGCTGGAAGCGGGAATCCGGCGATTTTTTGTTACTTACGGACGGGTCGGAAGTTCCTGTATCCAGAAGTAAAAAGGACGGTATAAAGCAGCTGTTACGAAGCTGA
- a CDS encoding trimeric intracellular cation channel family protein: MSIQYILEIIGTFAFAISGALAVNDQKHSDWFSASFTAFISSIGGGTLRDVLLGSYPLVWISDINIIYAIIAGIITTFIFYRFLLRLRKTLFLFDTFGIALFTIVGTEKALQLGVRPEIAVIMGVFSATMGGVIRDMMTNEIPIIYRKEVYATACFAGACFYLLMDRLGAERITAFISASVVIIVIRLLAVRYGWSVPKFFR; the protein is encoded by the coding sequence ATGAGCATTCAATATATCCTCGAAATAATCGGGACCTTTGCATTTGCAATTTCCGGTGCATTGGCCGTCAATGACCAAAAGCATTCCGACTGGTTCAGCGCCAGTTTCACCGCATTCATATCTTCGATCGGCGGGGGAACGCTGCGCGACGTGTTGCTCGGCAGCTATCCGCTCGTCTGGATCTCTGACATCAATATCATTTACGCGATCATTGCGGGTATCATCACGACATTCATCTTCTACCGGTTTCTGCTGCGGCTGCGGAAAACCCTGTTTTTGTTCGACACTTTCGGAATCGCATTGTTTACCATTGTAGGTACCGAAAAGGCATTGCAGCTGGGTGTAAGGCCCGAAATTGCCGTGATCATGGGTGTGTTTTCAGCCACAATGGGCGGTGTGATCCGCGATATGATGACCAACGAAATCCCGATCATTTACCGCAAGGAAGTATATGCTACTGCCTGCTTTGCGGGTGCCTGTTTTTACCTCTTGATGGACAGGCTGGGAGCGGAGCGCATTACGGCTTTTATCAGCGCGTCGGTCGTGATCATTGTGATAAGGCTGCTTGCAGTGCGCTACGGATGGAGCGTGCCTAAGTTTTTCAGGTAA
- a CDS encoding phage tail protein — protein MEEPFLAEVRFVPARVAPEGWAWCDGREMLISEYPALFELLGTTYGGDGQYTFALPNLSGRKPVQLASHVACITVSGQHSGPFGLSDHIQSQDQTQSYHRTRFCIALRGVLPMYSGKPC, from the coding sequence ATGGAAGAACCCTTTTTAGCAGAGGTCCGGTTTGTTCCTGCCCGCGTTGCCCCGGAAGGCTGGGCCTGGTGTGACGGGCGCGAAATGCTCATCAGTGAGTATCCTGCACTGTTTGAACTGCTGGGCACAACCTATGGTGGGGACGGACAGTATACCTTCGCGCTGCCCAACCTGTCGGGCCGCAAGCCTGTGCAGCTGGCATCCCATGTGGCATGTATCACAGTATCCGGTCAGCATTCGGGGCCATTTGGTTTATCTGATCACATCCAGTCCCAGGACCAGACACAGTCCTACCACAGGACGAGGTTTTGCATTGCACTGAGAGGTGTGTTGCCGATGTACTCCGGCAAGCCATGCTGA
- a CDS encoding phage tail protein, which produces MVYPYVGEIKMFAGKFAPDGWALCDGRLLPIAENHFLFQVLGNSYGGDGILTFGLPDLRKCLPIHQDEGPGDGARTFSESEPYLYVNYIISLYGIFSPRD; this is translated from the coding sequence ATGGTTTACCCTTACGTTGGTGAAATCAAAATGTTCGCCGGGAAATTCGCTCCGGATGGCTGGGCTCTCTGCGACGGCAGGCTGCTGCCGATTGCCGAAAACCACTTTCTTTTTCAGGTGCTGGGCAACAGCTACGGAGGCGACGGAATCCTGACATTCGGACTTCCGGACCTGAGAAAGTGCCTGCCCATTCATCAGGACGAGGGTCCGGGGGATGGTGCCAGGACATTCAGCGAAAGTGAACCCTACTTGTACGTCAATTACATCATTTCCCTTTACGGCATATTCTCACCCCGCGATTGA
- a CDS encoding c-type cytochrome — protein sequence MKALKIIGKILAVLVVVIAAGITYVTTALPNTGAAPDLKIDRTAARIERGEYLANHVTVCMDCHSTRDWSQYAGPVSGALGGGGEEFTQEMGFPGKFYAPNITPYALAGWTDGEIFRAVTTGVNKSGKALFPVMGYHRFGQLDKEDIYSVIAYIRTLPPVQTNVPKSEPDFPVSILINAMPQEASFTNRPPETDQVAYGKYLITATGCVDCHSKTDKGSVIPGTEFGGGMEFRSPNGVLCSANITMHKKTGIGNWTQEAFVAHFKAYTDSSYVSSKVAPGEQNTPMPWTMYSGMKEQDLAAIFAYLNTVKPIDHEVVKFD from the coding sequence ATGAAAGCGCTCAAAATCATCGGTAAAATACTTGCTGTTCTGGTTGTGGTGATTGCCGCAGGGATCACCTATGTAACAACCGCACTGCCCAATACGGGCGCTGCACCCGATCTTAAAATCGACCGGACTGCGGCACGTATTGAGCGCGGAGAATACCTCGCAAACCATGTTACGGTATGTATGGATTGTCACAGCACCCGCGACTGGTCACAATATGCGGGACCGGTTTCCGGAGCACTCGGTGGCGGAGGTGAGGAGTTTACGCAGGAAATGGGCTTTCCGGGCAAGTTCTATGCACCGAACATCACCCCCTATGCGCTGGCAGGCTGGACGGACGGCGAAATCTTCCGCGCGGTTACAACAGGGGTCAACAAAAGTGGAAAAGCATTGTTTCCGGTCATGGGCTACCACCGGTTCGGGCAGCTCGACAAGGAAGACATTTATTCGGTGATTGCGTACATCCGCACATTGCCGCCCGTGCAGACGAATGTTCCAAAGTCTGAGCCGGACTTCCCGGTCAGCATCCTGATCAATGCGATGCCGCAGGAAGCCTCCTTCACAAACCGGCCTCCGGAAACAGACCAGGTGGCTTATGGAAAATATCTGATCACCGCGACGGGGTGCGTAGATTGTCACAGTAAAACGGACAAAGGCAGCGTGATCCCCGGGACAGAATTTGGCGGGGGAATGGAGTTCAGAAGTCCGAATGGCGTGCTGTGCTCGGCGAACATCACCATGCATAAAAAAACGGGGATCGGTAACTGGACGCAGGAAGCGTTTGTGGCGCATTTCAAAGCCTATACAGACAGCAGCTATGTTTCATCCAAAGTTGCACCCGGCGAACAAAACACACCGATGCCATGGACCATGTACTCAGGCATGAAGGAACAGGACCTGGCAGCGATCTTCGCTTATCTGAATACCGTGAAACCGATTGATCACGAGGTGGTAAAGTTTGATTAA